The sequence CGCGCAACGAGGTGGCCGATGTAGTGACGGTAGTCATGTCCGGAATCCCGATGCTGGCGGCGGTTCGGTCGACGATCTGGTTCGGGGATTTGGATACACCCAGCCACTTCCAACGGACAAATACAACTGGGGTCCTGAACCACGGGTTATCGGTTGACGACACCACCTCGATGACCTTGTGTGCAAAGGGATCAGCTTCAATCCACCTGCTGCTTCCAAGGTATGCCATGACATGAATCCCATCAGCGGTAACGGCCAGGTCTCCCATTCTCAGCCTCGAATGATCAGCCTCCACGACACTGTCCGCCCGAAACAGCTCAACAGTCCATCCTCGGTAACCATCCCGCAAAGCCAAAGCAGAAGTGTCGTGGCACCACAGAGCAATCGCGTCTCGAATCGGCGTTCCATTGACTGTTCGTAGTCCGTGATAGAGCTGGCCCCAGACAAGTCCCTTCCGGACAAGGCCAGAGCAGTCAATCCCCAAAAAACCCTCTCCGCCCCACACGTAGCGGACACCACGGAACAATTGGAGCCCGTGGGCATAATCTGCTGCCAAGATACCAGGCTCAACAGAGCGTCCGGGCATACATACTGCTATCGCCGGAAGAGCCCCCATGACGATCAAAACAACTCGGATGGTCTTCCGCTTCCACCACAAAAGTAATGCGCCCGCCCATGTCGTCGCGATCCCGGCAATAACTGCAATCCGAGTGAGCTGATACTCGACAGGATAAAGACACACGATGCCCGTCAGGATGGCACTCCAGATCCAGACTCGGCCCGCTTTCTTTCTGGTGTCATTGAGTTTCACAAGCTGGAGAGGGAGATTAACGACCTCCCGATGAGGCACCCCGACCTGTGAGATGACGATCGGTAAATCCAATAGAGGTTGAGATGATCATGGCGGGCTGGACAAATCCAAGGGCTGGTCGGGGTTGTCCTCGATCGGGCTGGTTGGGCCACGTCATGGATGCGTGTAGCGCTCTGGTCGTTTTTTCATGTCGCTAAAAATGACCCGATAAAAGTCGAATTGCTCACAAGCCGCGTCCCACCGTGCCTCAAACGCTTCAAACGGATTATTGCCGTAATCGAATTCCCGCCCCGCTGTCCCCGCAGCCTCTATCGCCTTCCATCGCGTCTGCGCAATCGGAATCAACTCACGAATAATCTGGGCATGCTCCTTCGCACCAAGAAACTCGTAAGCGGCAATCGTGTCCGAGAGAAACAG comes from Verrucomicrobiales bacterium and encodes:
- a CDS encoding C40 family peptidase; protein product: MKLNDTRKKAGRVWIWSAILTGIVCLYPVEYQLTRIAVIAGIATTWAGALLLWWKRKTIRVVLIVMGALPAIAVCMPGRSVEPGILAADYAHGLQLFRGVRYVWGGEGFLGIDCSGLVRKGLVWGQLYHGLRTVNGTPIRDAIALWCHDTSALALRDGYRGWTVELFRADSVVEADHSRLRMGDLAVTADGIHVMAYLGSSRWIEADPFAHKVIEVVSSTDNPWFRTPVVFVRWKWLGVSKSPNQIVDRTAASIGIPDMTTVTTSATSLRAFLRRRSLTIGR